Proteins found in one Fusarium oxysporum Fo47 chromosome V, complete sequence genomic segment:
- a CDS encoding uncharacterized protein (expressed protein): MGRVPRAPLLCLFYCWRGTSGHPRLQACFEAGGDRQCSWRWWRKMNSMEFDAGAGSSCECQIWLSRRCLDLVVLLHSSLSELNLSVRHR, translated from the coding sequence ATGGGGAGAGTGCCCCGTGCTCCTCTTTTGTGCTTATTTTATTGTTGGCGTGGGACATCAGGCCATCCCAGATTACAAGCGTGTTTCGAAGCGGGCGGGGATCGGCAATGcagttggagatggtggaggaagatgaacTCGATGGAGTTTGATGCCGGTGCCGGATCGTCGTGTGAATGTCAGATTTGGTTATCTCGCCGTTGTCTTGATCTGGTAGTTCTGTTGCATTCCTCTTTATCGGAGCTTAATCTCAGCGTTCGCCACCGTTAG
- a CDS encoding dihydroxy-acid/6-phosphogluconate dehydratase: MADQVQHDPKQDPDYIPFPCLPPGGALNRWSTKITREHDYPGAQAMLYGAGVPNKDKMKNAPQIGVATVWWQGNPCNTHLLDLGQIVKNSIEKEGMIGWQFNTVGVSDAITMGGEGMRFSLQTREIIADSIESVTCAQHHDANISIPGCDKNMPGTVMAAARHNRPFIMIYGGTIRKGHSKLLEQPINISTCYEASGAFTYGRLHAKTNPGEAGRESSDVMDDIEKHACPGAGACGGMYTANTMATAIEAMGLSLPGSSSYPAESPEKRRECERAAQVIRTTMEKDLRPRDIMTRASFENALVLTMILGGSTNGVLHFLAMANTAGVPLTIDDIQRASDRTPFLADLAPSGKYYMEDLYNVGGTPSVIKMLIARGLLDGSIMTVTGKTLAENVEDWPSLDPGQDIIRSLDNPIKDSGHIRILRGNFAPGGAVAKITGKEGLSFTGKARVYDTEKMLNAALNKGEIKQSDGNLVVIVRYEGPKGGPGMPEQLKASAAIMGAGLSNLALVTDGRYSGASHGFIVGHVVPEAMVGGPIALVKDGDVITIDAVRNRIDVDITDEEMEKRRSEWKAPEPRVKRGVLAKYAKLVGDASHGAVTDQW, translated from the exons atggcggACCAAGTCCAACACGACCCTAAACAAGACCCAGACTACATCCCCTTTCCTTGCCTTCCTCCCGGTGGTGCTCTAAACCGTTGGTCAACAAAGATCACTCGCGAGCATGACTATCCCGGAGCTCAG GCTATGCTCTACGGAGCTGGTGTCCCTAACAAggacaagatgaagaatgcCCCTCAAATCGGTGTTGCTACTGTGTGGTGGCAAGGAAACCCTTGCAA TACTCATC tcctcgatcttggccaAATCGTCAAGAATTctattgagaaggagggcaTGATCGGGTGGCAGTTCAACACCGTTGGTGTCTCTGACGCCATCACTATGGGAGGCGAAG GCATGCGTTTCTCTCTTCAAACTCGAGAAATCATCGCTGATTCAATCGAGTCTGTAACTTGCGCCCAGCACCATGATGCCAACATCTCTATTCCTGGCTGTGACAAGAACATGCCCGGCACTGTAATGGCCGCCGCTCGTCACAACCGCCCCTTTATCATGATCTACGGCGGTACCATCCGCAAGGGTCACTCTAAGCTCCTCGAGCAgcccatcaacatcagcacATGCTACGAAGCTTCTGGCGCTTTCACTTATGGCCGACTCCACGCAAAGACAAATCCTGGTGAGGCCGGCCGTGAGAGCTCTGATGTCATGGATGATATCGAGAAGCATGCTTGTCCCGGTGCCGGAGCCTGTGGTGGCATGTACACGGCTAACACTATGGCTACTGCCATCGAGGCTATGGGTCTTTCACTACCTGGCTCTTCATCATACCCTGCCGAGTCTCCTGAGAAGCGTCGTGAATGTGAGCGCGCTGCTCAGGTTATCCGAACTACTATGGAGAAGGATCTCCGTCCTCGCGATATCATGACCCGAGCTTCTTTCGAGAACGCTCTTGTTCTGACTATGATTCTGGGTGGTTCCACAAACGGTGTTCTTCACTTCCTCGCCATGGCCAACACAGCTGGTGTACCCCTGACCATCGACGATATCCAACGCGCCAGTGATAGAACACCTTTCCTCGCTGATCTGGCCCCCAGTGGAAAGTACTACATGGAGGATCTGTACAACGTTGGCGGAACACCTTCCGTTATCAAGATGCTCATCGCTCGTGGTCTTCTTGACGGCAGCATCATGACCGTCACCGGCAAGACTCTTGCCGAGAACGTGGAAGACTGGCCCAGCCTGGACCCTGGTCAGGATATCATCCGCTCTCTCGATAACCCTATTAAGGACTCCGGCCACATCCGCATTCTACGAGGAAACTTTGCTCCCGGCGGTGCCGTTGCCAAGATTACTGGAAAGGAGGGTCTGTCTTTCACAGGCAAGGCTCGTGTATACGACACTGAGAAGATGCTCAACGCTGCCCTGAACAAGGGTGAGATCAAGCAATCCGACGGTAACTTGGTCGTTATTGTTCGATATGAAGGTCCCAAGGGTGGTCCCGGTATGCCCGAACAACTGAAGGCCTCTGCAGCCATCATGGGTGCTGGTCTCTCGAATCTCGCCCTCGTCACGGACGGTCGATACAGCGGTGCCTCTCACGGCTTCATCGTCGGTCACGTTGTGCCCGAAGCTATGGTCGGAGGCCCTATCGCTCTGGTCAAGGACGGAGATGTAATTACTATCGATGCAGTTAGAAACCGCATTGATGTCGATATcaccgatgaggagatggagaagcGAAGGAGTGAGTGGAAGGCCCCCGAGCCTAGAGTCAAGAGAGGTGTGCTGGCCAAGTATGCTAAGTTGGTCGGAGACGCTTCTCACGGTGCCGTGACAGATCAGTGGTAG
- a CDS encoding ribosomal protein L18e/L15P — protein sequence MPPRISPFSTPLCCRTTTNAPVSSLTAYLSGLSLQTRNASILSSLANNAGAVHQKKRVGRGPSSGHGKTSGRGHKGQKQHGKVKPWFQGGQTPLIVKHGRKGFSNFRAPQMSEVNLDQIQVWIDQGRIDPTKQITPKELIECGIVGTVKDGVKVLSRGADMLKQPIDVMVSRVSAGAIAAIEGAGGKVLTRYYTKLAIKRLLRGQSVNTDKPLPQGLEHVDTVLAAARDSPFRYRLPDPTSREDIEYYRDPAHRGYLSHQLAPGESPSLYFRVPGVHKIKSEVKKEKAATEETLF from the exons ATGCCTCCTCGAATTTCACCCTTCAGCACGCCGCTGTGCTGCAGGACGACTACCAATGCTCCCGTGTCGTCGCTGACCGCCTACCTCTCCGGCCTCTCCCTCCAGACCCGAAATGCGTCTATCCTCAGCAGTCTCGCCAACAACGCTGGCGCCGTTCACCAGAAGAAGCGAGTTGGTCGTGGTCCCTCGTCCGGACACGGAAAGACATCTGGTCGTGGTCACAAGGGTCAGAAGCAGCATGGAAAGGTCAAGCCGTGGTTCCAGGGTGGTCAGACACCTTTGATCGTCAAGCATGGCCGAAAGGGTTTCAGCAACTT CCGAGCTCCTCAGATGTCGGAAGTCAACCTCGACCAGATCCAGGTTTGGATCGACCAAGGACGAATCGACCCCACCAAGCAGATTACACCAAAGGAATTGATCGAGTGTGGCATTGTTGGAACTGTCAAGGATGGTGTCAAGGTCCTCTCCCGAGGTGCGGATATGCTTAAGCAGCCCATCGATGTAATGGTCTCCCGTGTTTCTGCTGGAGCTATTGCCGCTATTGAAGGTGCTGGAGGCAAGGTCCTCACCCGATACTATACCAAGCTGGCCATAAAACGACTCCTACGAGGCCAGTCCGTCAACACAGATAAGCCTCTCCCTCAAGGATTGGAGCACGTCGATACTGTGCTGGCCGCAGCCCGCGATTCACCCTTCCGGTACCGATTACCCGACCCTACCAGCCGTGAGGACATTGAGTACTATCGTGATCCCGCACACCGAGGATACTTGAGCCACCAGCTTGCTCCAGGAGAGTCGCCCAGTTTGTACTTCAGGGTGCCTGGTGTGCACAAGATCAAGAGCGAGGTtaagaaggagaaggcagCCACTGAGGAGACTCTGTTCTAA
- a CDS encoding Metallo-dependent phosphatase-like protein: MDALNRVSEYLFGPAIPHREPCGRAVQIMSDLHLELNRQYATFDFPVKAPFLILGGDIGRLVDYDMFLPFLARQTERFEKVFLVLGNHEFYEMSYEDGIEKARELEKEKSLKGKLVVLDRNRWDDPDSKLTIIGATLWSNIHSSAAETIALRVSDYKLIKDWTVAKHNECHARDLAYLTETISELNNLPAESQRNVLVVTHHAPCVKGSSRPEHANAPYKTAFSTDVIQAREFMRGVQVWMFGHTHYTTEFKKGGVKIVANQRGYVLGYKGPTLENTKGFDDERVVEL, translated from the coding sequence ATGGATGCCTTAAATCGTGTCTCAGAATATCTCTTCGGCCCTGCGATTCCTCATCGAGAACCATGTGGCCGAGCAGTACAAATCATGTCGGATCTTCATCTGGAGCTAAATCGACAATACGCAACGTTTGACTTCCCTGTCAAAGCACCTTTTCTCATTCTTGGGGGTGATATAGGCCGTTTAGTCGACTACGACATGTTTCTTCCTTTCCTCGCACGCCAAACAGAACGCTTCGAGAAGGTTTTCTTAGTTCTTGGCAACCATGAGTTCTATGAGATGAGCTATGAGGACGGTATTGAAAAGGCGAGGGAgctggagaaagaaaagtctCTGAAGGGAAAACTTGTGGTTTTGGATCGAAATCGCTGGGACGATCCGGATTCGAAACTCACAATTATCGGCGCAACATTATGGTCGAATATCCAttcttcagcagctgagACCATTGCCCTCCGAGTATCAGACTACAAACTTATTAAAGACTGGACCGTCGCCAAACACAATGAGTGTCACGCCCGGGATCTCGCCTATCTCACAGAGACCATATCCGAGCTCAACAACCTTCCAGCAGAATCTCAGAGAAATGTCTTAGTGGTAACGCACCACGCACCCTGTGTAAAAGGGTCTTCGAGACCAGAACATGCGAATGCACCGTACAAGACGGCGTTTTCGACGGATGTTATCCAGGCGAGGGAGTTTATGCGTGGAGTGCAGGTTTGGATGTTTGGTCATACGCATTATACGACGGAGTTTAAGAAGGGTGGTGTGAAGATTGTTGCGAATCAGAGGGGGTATGTTTTGGGGTATAAGGGCCCGACGTTGGAGAACACAAAGggttttgatgatgagagagttGTAGAATTGTGA
- a CDS encoding nucleotide-diphospho-sugar transferase has translation MDLIRRATKVAPSKPPLQLPLDEKRDSKHNKSVDSRMAFFRRPLRLKGNSTISVPLGVVVFFPMLVLILIFILFVSHPSSPGRFLIPGGAPPKMRKISEKYDKVFVEGCAQPDTSQPRANAAFVILARNKEIDGVLQSIKSVERHFNRWYHYPYVFLNDGDFDDNFKEAVRNHTSGDVEFGKVGPDMWGFPDWIDPKVASEGIAKQGDAAVMYGGLESYHKMCRFYSGFFFNHPLLLKYEWYWRVEPEISYFCDITYDPFQKMIEHNKTYGFTIAVKELRETVPNIFRYASAYKRLNNITSKGLWEMFVEPPEDDDEDASKDSDTSPNPEKSFWDTLTGKKENIVDPESMEGETYNMCHFWSNFEIAKLSWFRSKEYQDFFEMMDRSGGFWMERWGDAPIHSLAAGALLGPQDIHYFRDFGYRHTTIQHCPANAPGKQLEREPYLEKTTFPEYKRFEEDDYWEHWDDVQEGGIGCRCRCDTDVVDVEGKEGSCLAEWVDVAGGWEHPY, from the exons atggACTTAATCAGGAGGGCCACCAAGGTGGCTCCCAGCAAACCTCCTCTACAACTTCCCCTCGACGAGAAGAGGGATTCCAAACATAACAAGTCGGTCGATTCTCGCATGGCCTTTTTCCGAAGACCCCTGCGATTAAAGGGGAACTCTACAATTTCCGTACCTCTGGGCGTGGTTGTCTTTTTTCCAATGCTTGTTTTAATCCTTATTTTTATTCTCTTCGTCAGCCATCCCAGTTCCCCCGGCAGGTTTCTGATACCAGGGGGTGCTCCCCCCAAGATGCG GAAAATCAGCGAAAAGTACGATAAGGTGTTCGTCGAGGGCTGCGCCCAGCCTGACACCAGCCAACCTCGAGCCAACGCCGCATTTGTGATATTAGCGCGAAACAAGGAGATCGATGGTGTTTTGCAATCCATAAAATCAGTCGAGAGACATTTCAATCGCTGGTATCATTACCCCTATGTGTTCCTCAACGATGGTGATTTCGACGACAACTTCAAGGAGGCTGTTAGAAACCACACCTCCGGAGATGTTGAGTTTGGAAAGGTTGGACCAGACATGTGGGGGTTCCCCGATTGGATTGACCCCAAGGTAGCTTCAGAGGGTATTGCCAAGCAGGGTGACGCTGCCGTCATGTACGGAGGCCTAGAGAGCTACCACAAAATGTGCAGGTTCTACTCTGG cttcttcttcaaccaccCCTTATTACTCAAGTATGAGTGGTACTGGCGAGTCGAGCCCGAGATCAGCTACTTTTGCGACATCACATA CGACCCTTTCCAGAAAATGATCGAACACAACAAAACATACGGCTTCACCATCGCCGTCAAGGAACTTCGAGAGACTGTCCCCAATATCTTTCGATACGCCTCCGCCTACAAGCGACTTAACAACATCACATCGAAGGGCTTGTGGGAAATGTTCGTCGAGCCACCagaggacgatgacgaggacgcTTCTAAGGACAGCGATACCTCGCCAAATCCCGAGAAGAGTTTCTGGGATACCCTCACGGGTAAAAAGGAGAACATTGTCGACCCTGAGTCAATGGAGGGAGAGACCTACAACATGTGCCACTTCTGGTCCAATTTCGAAATTGCGAAGCTCAGCTGGTTCCGCAGCAAGGAGTACCAGGACTTCTTTGAAATGATGGACAGAAGCGGTGGCTTTTGGATGGAACGA TGGGGCGATGCTCCTATTCACTCCCTTGCCGCTGGCGCTCTCCTCGGGCCCCAGGATATCCATTACTTCCGAGACTTTGGTTACCGACATACAACGATTCAGCATTGCCCTGCCAATGCGCCGGGCAAACAGCTCGAACGTGAGCCCTACCTAGAAAAGACAACATTCCCCGAGTATAAGAGATTTGAGGAAGACGATTACTGGGAGCATTGGGACGACGTGCAAGAAGGTGGCATTGGCTGTCGCTGCAGATGTGATACAGACGTTGTCGACGTTGAAGGCAAAGAGGGATCATGTCTTGCAGAATGGGTCGACGTTGCTGGCGGCTGGGAGCATCCGTACTAG
- a CDS encoding uncharacterized protein (domain of unknown function-domain containing protein), with product MAPKINSKNLSYDTEAAAPPFLAALRAQAAGATGPDPLLAAQRRSAKKRSSSEEAEDVPLVVDEDGNVVSLEVDKDGVVKDTEDYDVESAAEKETAKESESKAAIGGRKRKVGKVIGEAADEAKDEGKGEDKKKEKDDAEKESAKNRKPKKKAKKIKLSFDEDEG from the coding sequence ATGGCACCCAAAATCAACTCAAAAAACCTGTCTTACGACACCGAAGCAGCGGCACCGCCATTCCTCGCTGCTCTAAGGGCTCAAGCTGCTGGTGCTACAGGGCCTGATCCACTACTCGCTGCGCAACGGAGGTCAGCTAAGAAGCGCTCCAGCAGTgaggaggcagaagatgTCCCGCTTGTCGTAGATGAAGACGGAAACGTTGTGAGTCTTGAGGTCGACAAGGATGGAGTTGTCAAAGACACTGAAGATTACGACGTGGAATCTGCAGCAGAGAAAGAAACCGCCAAAGAGTCAGAGAGCAAAGCTGCTATTGGAGGAAGGAAACGAAAGGTTGGAAAAGTCATCGGCGAGGCTGCTGATGAGGCTAAGGATGAGGGCAAAGGAGAggacaagaaaaaggagaaggatgatgcCGAAAAGGAGTCAGCAAAGAATCGCAAACCCAAAAAGAAGGCCAAAAAGATTAAGCTGAGctttgacgaagatgaaggttgA
- a CDS encoding cytochrome c oxidase subunit VB-domain-containing protein, producing the protein MFLQRSALTAARRAAARPAVARTFTTSFVRRDAARPATPNEQAAALAGTAEKKVGSYKTLKEIRTEEDLFGPGAAPGTVPTDLEQATGIERLEILGKMEGVDIFDMRPLDASRLGTMKDPIMVRSAGEEQFAGCTGFPADSHNVHWLGITRERPIERCPECGSVYKMDYVGPEDDHHHHHPPEFEEPKTFADYIKPEYRYK; encoded by the exons atgTTCCTGCAACGCTCCGCCCTCACTGCGGCTCGCCGCGCCGCCGCTCGACCTGCTGTCGCTCGCACCTTCACCACCTCTTTCGTCCGCC GAGATGCTGCCCGTCCTGCCACCCCCAACGAGCAGGCCGCTGCTCTTGCTGGCaccgccgagaagaaggttggCTCCTACAAGACTCTGAAGG AGATCCGAACTGAGGAGGACCTCTTCGGTCCTGGTGCCGCCCCCGGAACCGTCCCTACCGATCTCGAGCAGGCCACCGGTATCGAGCGTCTCGAGATTCTCGGTAAGATGGAGGGCGTCGACATCTTCGACATGCGCCCTCTCGACGCCAGCCGCCTCGGAACGATGAAGGATCCCATCATGGTCCGATCCGCCGGCGAGGAGCAGTTCGCTGGCTGCACTGGTTTCCCCGCCGACTCTCACAACGTCCACTGGCTCGGC ATCACCCGCGAGCGCCCCATCGAGCGATGTCCCGAGTGCGGCAGCGTCTACAAGATGGACTACGTCGGTCCTGAGGAcgatcaccaccaccaccatcctCCCGAGTTCGAGGAGCCCAAGACCTTTGCCGATTACATCAAGCCCGAGTACCGATACAAATAA
- a CDS encoding thioesterase-like superfamily-domain-containing protein, producing MSTPKEWKRLSFREALELARLPDDTSSTQQAVQRFMSRQPAWTPGQELPWDAVGIPPPKITRGAYGAVVYALSALAATRVVEEEDHGNVDENRRGIHSIHAVFTNPGLSDRPFILDVSEVHSSRSFSTRLVHARQPTQPSSNLSGPFPDSDSEAPLGSPCLTSIVTFKRPVSSSDEVQGIPPQKRFKDILSSRKPDQWNPCPQADVDALKAKFPNEGHGAFPILDMYKVDMSDFNKNKAIPDRRELIYYRLLKPLPKEDTNAHILCHAFEADRNSLFMLGNHLGYGHDLGIAASLSYSFYVHVNTDEAVMEGDGWWMQEVSWPRFSAGRGAMESLIWSPQGKHVATGYQDGIVLPMTAKPGRETKL from the exons ATGAGCACACCTAAAGAATGGAAGCGACTCTCATTCCGAGAAGCCTTGGAGCTAGCCAGACTTCCGGATGATACATCGTCAACACAACAAGCAGTTCAGAGATTCATGAGTCGGCAGCCAGCTTGGACACCGGGACAAGAACTCCCCTGGGATGCTGTTGGTATTCCTCCGCCAAAGATCACAAGGGGAGCTTATGGCGCTGTCGTATATGCCCTATCAGCTCTTGCAGCGACCCGTGTagtcgaagaagaagaccatGGCAATGTAGACGAGAACAGACGAGGGATCCAT TCCATCCACGCCGTGTTCACCAATCCCGGACTCTCGGATCGCCCGTTCATCCTAGATGTATCCGAAGTCCATTCAAGCCGTTCGTTTTCTACGCGGCTAGTTCACGCTCGTCAGCCAACACAACCATCAAGTAACCTATCGGGCCCGTTTCCCGACTCGGATTCCGAAGCACCTCTCGGTAGCCCTTGTCTAACCAGTATCGTCACCTTCAAACGCCCAGTTTCCAGCTCCGATGAGGTCCAAGGGATCCCGCCACAGAAGAGATTCAAAGACATACTCTCATCACGCAAACCTGATCAGTGGAACCCATGTCCACAAGCCGACGTCGATGCTCTGAAAGCAAAGTTCCCCAATGAAGGCCACGGAGCATTCCCTATTCTCGACATGTACAAAGTTGACATGTCGGACTTCAACAAAAATAAAGCTATACCAGACCGGAGAGAACTGATCTACTACCGATTACTAAAACCTCTCCCAAAAGAAGACACAAACGCACACATCTTGTGTCATGCGTTCGAGGCAGACCGCAACAGTCTTTTCATGCTAGGCAACCATCTAGGCTATGGTCACGACCTGGGCATCGCAGCAAGCCTAAGTTATTCGTTCTACGTTCATGTCAACACTGATGAGGCTGTAATGGAAGGAGACGGATGGTGGATGCAAGAAGTCTCTTGGCCAAGATTCAGTGCTGGCCGAGGCGCAATGGAAAGCCTGATATGGAGTCCCCAAGGCAAGCATGTCGCGACTGGCTACCAGGATGGCATTGTACTGCCTATGACGGCCAAACCTGGGAGAGAGACAAAGCTGTAG
- a CDS encoding bactericidal permeability-increasing protein has translation MLSCFGIGKNREDAEREPLLPRYNDDTGLQTRLHEKLHTYQMLRAISKGYMPTNEQLIIHLRTLLSAQILNPERQELSPSGRALVRSIKLWIKQFIEVLQHKNSKDQIQDFIWYLTKARLDVDVAHIEQRAARAKFRADAVATYKSLQTVGSLLLTNSDFRIFLSDLSTVGREVLRDTAFTLSDVSKQAGEAIKPSKEEEEALKHANGNGKSPAPPSDQDLKNEVVDVGETVKDGAIEVADGAVQSIKEHVKGDEGGALVKRLKQTVMNLRKRTDYKESVSTISLLIQRYLLAYSHAAAATVEAVEEDTQPNPEADKAVHNFWLFITSLGKREHWDEVKKSFEAVVDDGKTDPNFDELVRQIGNLVQDMLSDPDFFDNIEERFQELRKKSNDLTAKSSIRDDLDVLLSSLYAAFRSILDDQDIKKLIHTTERIALLLSPAGEYANSDLVTDTINIFVPLLIQAIQYIPIPRVEVSAPAIDLLLENLILEPGRTINASSFLPFQLNISTYNDVQVRKALHGTQSTMKSMMKVTVSGLSIAADDLGYWFRLHSGLFRMVDEGIAGFHLDKRGVDITLDLEIGKDRLEQIVSLRDVKVRIHHLNYTLSKSKFACLAWILKPLVRPIVRKALEVKIAASIAEGLHFLNREMLYARERLRATRIADPKDLWTFIRAVAARLVPAPDPDIDARVGVKAGSGVFQGRYAPGSLVKLWEDEGRDAEQKLFEYEQGGWKNDIFDVSTSRV, from the coding sequence ATGCTGTCGTGCTTTGGCATTGGTAAAAATCGCGAGGACGCAGAGCGCGAACCTCTGCTGCCGCGTTACAATGACGACACCGGCCTGCAGACGCGACTTCATGAGAAGCTCCATACATATCAAATGCTACGCGCAATATCTAAAGGATATATGCCAACAAACGAACAACTTATCATCCACTTGAGAACTCTTCTGTCGGCTCAGATTTTGAACCCTGAGCGACAAGAGCTGAGCCCATCAGGACGAGCCCTGGTCAGAAGCATCAAGCTCTGGATCAAACAGTTCATCGAGGTGTTGCAACACAAGAATAGTAAGGACCAGATTCAGGACTTCATCTGGTATCTTACCAAAGCTCGTTTGGATGTCGACGTCGCACATATTGAGCAACGAGCTGCCAGGGCAAAGTTCCGAGCCGATGCTGTCGCAACCTACAAGAGCTTGCAGACCGTTGGATCGCTTCTCTTGACCAACTCCGATTTCCGCATCTTCCTTTCCGATCTTAGCACTGTTGGAAGAGAGGTGCTTCGAGATACTGCTTTCACCTTGTCCGACGTCTCTAAACAAGCTGGCGAGGCCATCAAGCCCtccaaggaggaggaagaggctcTTAAACATGCAAATGGCAATGGCAAATCACCTGCTCCACCCTCGGACCAAGATCTTAAGAATGAGGTGGTAGATGTCGGTGAAACCGTCAAAGATGGTGCGATTGAAGTGGCCGACGGAGCGGTGCAGAGCATCAAGGAACATGTGAAGGGGGACGAAGGTGGTGCACTTGTGAAGCGCCTCAAGCAAACCGTGATGAACCTCCGGAAACGAACGGACTACAAGGAGTCGGTTTCAACAATCTCGCTGCTCATCCAACGTTATCTTCTCGCCTACTCCCACGCAGCCGCTGCAACCGTTGAAGCAGTTGAGGAGGACACCCAGCCCAACCCAGAGGCCGACAAAGCAGTCCACAATTTCTGGTTGTTCATCACTTCTCTCGGCAAGCGTGAGCATTGGGATGAGGTCAAGAAATCCTTCGAAGCCGTTGTCGATGATGGAAAAACCGACCCcaactttgatgagcttgtgCGACAGATTGGCAATCTGGTGCAGGATATGCTGAGCGACCCTGATTTCTTTGACAACATCGAAGAACGATTCCAGGAACTGCGCAAGAAGTCCAATGATCTGACTGCCAAATCATCAATTCGAGATGATCTCGACGTCCTGCTTTCGAGTCTGTATGCCGCTTTCCGCTCAATCTTGGATGACCAGgatatcaagaagctcatccaCACAACTGAAAGAATTGCTCTCCTCTTGTCACCGGCCGGCGAATACGCTAACAGCGACCTGGTCACTGACACTATCAACATCTTTGTCCCTCTCCTCATCCAGGCTATTCAGTACATCCCCATTCCACGTGTTGAAGTATCAGCACCCGCTATCGATCTTCTGCTAGAGaatctcatccttgagcCCGGTCGCACCATCAATGCAAGCTCCTTCCTGCCCTTCCAGCTTAACATCTCAACTTACAATGATGTTCAAGTGAGAAAGGCACTTCATGGGACGCAATCTACCATGAAATCAATGATGAAAGTGACTGTGTCTGGCCTCTCTATCGCAGCAGACGACCTGGGTTACTGGTTCCGCCTGCACTCTGGTCTTTTCCGTATGGTTGATGAAGGTATCGCAGGATTCCACCTTGATAAGCGCGGCGTGGACATCACTCTTGACCTCGAAATTGGAAAGGATCGCCTGGAACAGATCGTCTCCTTACGCGATGTCAAGGTCCGCATCCACCACCTTAATTACACGCTGAGCAAGTCCAAGTTTGCATGCCTCGCTTGGATCCTGAAGCCATTGGTCCGGCCCATTGTGCGCAAGGCTCTTGAGGTCAAGATTGCAGCTTCAATCGCTGAAGGTCTTCACTTCCTGAACCGTGAAATGCTTTATGCACGGGAGCGTCTCCGTGCCACACGAATTGCTGATCCAAAGGACCTCTGGACGTTCATTCGAGCAGTTGCTGCACGTCTCGTTCCAGCGCCCGACCCAGACATCGACGCCCGCGTTGGCGTCAAAGCAGGGTCAGGCGTGTTCCAAGGGCGGTATGCACCTGGCAGTCTGGTCAAGCTGTGGGAGGATGAAGGCAGGGATGCAGAGCAGAAGCTCTTTGAGTATGAGCAGGGAGGATGGAAGAATGATATCTTTGACGTTAGCACAAGCCGAGTTTAA
- a CDS encoding Oxo-4-hydroxy-4-carboxy-5-ureidoimidazoline decarboxylase, whose translation MALPQPQDLRVAAEAEQIKTLDLLFEPSPAIHSTLLSIVRDAEYTSYPELIEACRTRLASLASSNSSANSDETLLSILGSHPRLGAKKVDSAQSAAEQANLQGQGEELAKLNKEYEEKFPGLRYVVFVNGRGRPEIMENMKARISRGDFSKEVDEALQAMCDIATDRASKLGVKP comes from the exons atggccctacctcaacctcaagatctTCGTGTAGCAGCTGAAGCCGAGCAAATCAAGACTTTGGATCTGCTATTCGAGCCCAGTCCAGCAATCCATTCCACTCTCCTCTCCATTGTGCGAGATGCAGAGTATACATCATACCCGGAGTTAATTGAGGCCTGCAGGACTCGCCTTGCCTCGCTCGCCTCCTCGAACTCATCAGCCAATTCAGATGAGACTCTTCTCTCAATACTCGGATCACATCCCCGTTTAGGAGCCAAGAAAGTTGACTCAGCACAGTCAGCTGCAGAGCAGGCCAACctgcaaggccaaggcgAAGAATTGGCAAAGCTGAACAAGGAGTATGAGGAAAAGTTTCCCGGATTACGATATGTCGTTTTTGTGAACGGACGGGGAAGGCCTGAGATCATGGAGAACATGAAGGCTAGAATTTCGAGAGGCGACTTTTCgaaagaggttgatgaagcgTTACAG GCAATGTGCGATATTGCAACCGACAGAGCCTCTAAACTTGGTGTAAAGCCATAA